The following are encoded together in the Pectobacterium punjabense genome:
- a CDS encoding IMPACT family protein, giving the protein MQAYPILTVPVSFSEEIKKSRFTTILAATPGIDAAKAFIQRVREEHASAGHHCWAFVAGAPDDSQQLGFSDDGEPSGTAGKPMLSQLMGSGIGEITAVVVRYYGGIPLGTGGLVKAYGGGVQQALKLVSLQEKVLQKEYGLQCDYALLPQVESLIFQLGGKVLHSEYGVDVVLRFSLPIRGTEEAATKLRDLSRGALHLLPIL; this is encoded by the coding sequence ATGCAAGCGTATCCCATTCTTACTGTGCCTGTGAGCTTCAGTGAAGAAATAAAGAAAAGCCGTTTTACGACGATCCTGGCAGCAACGCCGGGAATCGACGCGGCAAAAGCCTTTATCCAGCGCGTCAGGGAAGAGCACGCCTCGGCGGGGCACCACTGCTGGGCGTTTGTTGCGGGCGCGCCTGACGATTCTCAGCAGCTTGGTTTTTCTGACGATGGCGAGCCGTCCGGCACAGCGGGTAAACCGATGCTTTCGCAACTAATGGGAAGCGGTATCGGTGAGATTACGGCGGTGGTGGTACGCTACTATGGCGGTATCCCGCTAGGTACTGGCGGATTAGTGAAGGCCTATGGCGGTGGTGTTCAGCAAGCGCTGAAGCTGGTATCGCTGCAAGAGAAAGTCTTGCAAAAAGAGTATGGCTTACAATGTGATTATGCGCTGTTGCCCCAGGTAGAATCACTGATCTTTCAGCTTGGCGGAAAAGTGCTGCATAGCGAGTATGGCGTGGACGTCGTATTGCGGTTCTCTCTTCCCATCAGGGGAACCGAGGAAGCGGCAACGAAATTGCGTGATTTAAGTCGCGGTGCGTTGCATTTATTGCCGATTCTATAA
- the trkH gene encoding Trk system potassium transporter TrkH: MHLRAITRIVGQLVILFSGTMVIPGLVALIYRDGAGRAFTQTFIVALAIGIMLWLPNRKQKHELKSREGFLIVVLFWTVLGSVGALPFLFAEHPNLGVTDAFFESFSGLTTTGATTLVGLDSLPKAILFYRQMLQWFGGMGIIVLAVAILPILGVGGMQLYRAEMPGPLKENKMRPRIADTAKTLWLIYLLLTIACAVALWLAGMPIFDAIGHSFSTVSVGGFSTHDASIGYFNSPTINTIIAIFLLISGCNFGLHFALLSGRSLKVYWRDPEFRMFIFVQLSLVAVCTIVLWFHHVYDSGMQTINQAFFQVVSMATTAGFTTDSIASWPLFLPVLLLCSAFIGGCAGSTGGGLKVIRILLLFLQGSRELKRLVHPNAVYTIKLGHRALPERILEAVWGFFSAYALVFIVSMLAVIATGVDDFSAFAAVAATLNNLGPGLGVVAENFTSMNDTAKWILILTMLFGRLEVFTLLVLFTPTFWRE, translated from the coding sequence ATGCACTTGCGCGCCATAACCCGTATTGTCGGCCAGTTGGTTATCCTTTTTTCCGGGACGATGGTTATTCCTGGACTGGTGGCGTTAATTTACCGTGATGGCGCAGGCCGGGCGTTTACGCAGACATTTATTGTCGCGCTGGCTATCGGCATTATGCTGTGGCTACCAAACCGTAAACAGAAGCATGAGCTGAAATCTCGTGAAGGGTTCCTGATTGTTGTCCTCTTCTGGACGGTGCTGGGAAGTGTCGGCGCACTGCCTTTTCTGTTTGCCGAACATCCTAATCTGGGCGTAACGGATGCTTTCTTCGAATCGTTCTCAGGGCTAACGACAACGGGGGCAACCACGCTGGTTGGGCTAGACTCACTGCCTAAAGCCATCCTATTTTATCGACAGATGCTGCAATGGTTTGGCGGGATGGGGATCATCGTACTTGCTGTTGCTATCCTGCCGATTCTTGGTGTCGGTGGGATGCAGCTTTATCGTGCAGAAATGCCGGGGCCGTTGAAGGAAAACAAAATGCGCCCGCGTATCGCTGATACAGCGAAAACGCTGTGGCTGATTTATCTCTTACTCACGATTGCCTGTGCTGTCGCGCTGTGGCTGGCTGGTATGCCGATATTTGATGCAATTGGGCACAGCTTCTCTACGGTGTCGGTCGGCGGGTTCTCTACCCACGATGCCAGTATTGGTTACTTCAACAGCCCAACGATTAACACTATCATCGCAATATTCCTGCTGATTTCTGGCTGTAACTTTGGTTTGCACTTTGCTCTGCTGAGCGGCCGTAGCCTGAAGGTATACTGGCGTGACCCAGAGTTCCGCATGTTCATTTTTGTTCAACTGTCGCTGGTGGCCGTGTGTACGATCGTCCTGTGGTTCCACCATGTTTATGACAGTGGGATGCAGACGATCAATCAGGCATTTTTTCAGGTTGTCTCCATGGCGACAACGGCGGGGTTTACGACGGATAGCATTGCATCGTGGCCACTTTTTCTGCCGGTTTTGCTTCTGTGCTCTGCGTTTATTGGCGGGTGTGCGGGTTCAACCGGGGGCGGTCTGAAAGTGATCCGTATCCTGCTGCTTTTCTTACAAGGATCGCGTGAGCTTAAGCGTTTAGTGCATCCAAATGCGGTTTACACCATTAAGCTGGGTCATCGGGCGCTGCCAGAACGTATTCTTGAAGCCGTGTGGGGATTCTTTTCCGCATATGCACTGGTTTTTATTGTCAGCATGCTGGCTGTCATTGCGACAGGCGTTGATGATTTCTCCGCGTTTGCCGCGGTCGCTGCCACATTGAATAATTTGGGGCCGGGCTTGGGCGTCGTCGCTGAGAATTTCACTTCAATGAATGATACGGCGAAATGGATTCTGATACTGACAATGCTGTTTGGTCGTTTGGAAGTCTTCACACTTTTAGTACTGTTTACGCCAACCTTCTGGCGGGAATAG
- the hemG gene encoding menaquinone-dependent protoporphyrinogen IX dehydrogenase — MKALIVFSSRDGQTRAIASSIANTLKGTLECDVVNVLNANDIDLAQYDQVLIGASIRYGRFHPAVNQFIHKHLASLQQLPSAFFSVNLTARKPEKRTIQTNAYTRKFLLNSPWQPDLCCVFAGALRYPRYRWFDRVMIQLIMRMTGGETDSTKEIEYTDWQQVARFAQDFAQLTMKNPA; from the coding sequence ATGAAAGCTTTGATCGTGTTTTCGAGTCGAGATGGGCAAACCAGAGCGATTGCCTCTTCTATTGCGAATACGCTGAAAGGAACCTTGGAGTGTGATGTTGTTAACGTGCTCAATGCGAATGATATCGATCTGGCTCAATACGACCAGGTACTTATTGGCGCGTCGATTCGGTACGGGCGCTTTCATCCAGCGGTAAATCAATTTATCCATAAGCATCTGGCTTCTCTGCAACAATTGCCTAGCGCATTCTTCTCAGTGAATCTCACTGCACGTAAACCAGAAAAGCGCACGATACAAACCAATGCCTATACGCGTAAGTTTCTGCTGAATTCCCCTTGGCAGCCAGATTTGTGTTGTGTGTTCGCGGGTGCTCTGCGTTATCCGCGTTATCGTTGGTTCGATCGGGTAATGATTCAACTCATTATGCGTATGACGGGCGGCGAAACGGATAGCACGAAAGAAATTGAATACACGGACTGGCAACAGGTTGCCCGTTTCGCACAGGATTTCGCGCAATTAACGATGAAAAATCCGGCATAA